A stretch of DNA from Bactrocera neohumeralis isolate Rockhampton chromosome 6, APGP_CSIRO_Bneo_wtdbg2-racon-allhic-juicebox.fasta_v2, whole genome shotgun sequence:
acaaaaatggAGTAATTTTTAGAGAAACTTGACTTGCaaaagaaattcaaagtaaCTTTACCTTTTAGCCTCAGGTTTTTTACAAATCTTCTATGTCTTTGGCACTCAGTCTGGGCCAAAACTTCGTCAGTTGCCGCTATGCTTTGCGAGGTCACGTCAGTTGTACATTTCAAGTGCAAACAAATCGCACTTGGTTTTTCCATTAGATGCGTGAGCGTCCTTGACTACGTTACCCACCCATGGACTCGAATCGAAGGAGTTTTTTGCAGGAGCATCATCTTCCATGCGAACGAAGTGGCCTAACCAGCGATAAAGTTGGATTTGTATGCGTTTAACTATTCATATATCCATGTAGTCGTAGAGCTCATACAGTTTGTGGTTCTATATTCTTCGATATTTATCGCTCATGCGGTTTCAAAGATTTTGCGGAGTTCTCTCGAATACTTCAAGTGCTTTCTCTTCTCGGTTTGGttcgtcatcgtccatgttttTGTATAATAGGAGGGATTtatgagagacttatagagcAAACAAATCATGATTTTTTACCACTAAGTTAGAGGCCAAGTCTACTTCGTAAAATTAGAAGAAATGACCTgtagtatttatttatgaaaaaagaaatCCAAAACTATtctttgcataaaaataataatttcatatgttTCGACTAAAGACGACGTTAGTCGTGTTCAACGAAATCTTATTAAGTAAGCTTAGGTTCTACAACCAATTTCCGAATAAGTAGAATTACACTTGGATTATTAGTGACAGTATTCTTTGAAGCTTGAGAATCTCTTACATTTGGATCTTTGATCTCGACAAAGTGCCTTTGATCCATGACAAGTCTATATATgtagtttatttgtttatgccCTGGTCCCTAGTAGCAGAATCAAGGTATTTTATATTGAATCTCGCCATAAGAAGAAAGAATTTCTAAGATCAATTCACAATACATCGTTTTATACCAAAAGTCAAAATTCATAATGGTTTTGAAGATTTtgattatgaaaattttgaaatacttcTCGCTAGGCATCCACTGGACACTTCTAAATTCGGTGTCCatcaaaatctatttttttctgtatttgcaTGTCTCGAAcacattaagtttgccacggtGTTGTAACACAAAAGAGGAAACATCAAAGATCTTGTGCAATATTTtagatcagcatgacgagctgagtcgattcttcttcttcttaattggcgtagacaccgcttacgcgattatagccgagttaacaacagcgcgccagtcgtttcttcttttcgctacgtggcgccaattggatattccaagcgaagccaggtccttctccacttggtccttccaacgaagtggaggtcttcctcttcctctgcttcccccggcgggtactgcgtcgaatactttcagagctggagtgttttcatccatccggacaacatgacctagccagcgtagccgctgtcttttaattcgctgaactatgtcaatttcgtcatatatctcgtacagctcatcgttccatcgaatgcgaattagtttctcagtttttgagatatcgaccgaCAATTtagcacacgtccttttctcaccaGTATCGCAGCAAtctgcaaagaaattgttcaggatggacaactatagcatatagctgtcatacaaactcaacgcctaaaatcaagaaaaatattttgtgaaggatattatagcatCGAAGCAAGcaaagttaaggtttttttcttggtttttgtatgaaaaatatatgtgtcagtattttaaacataaaaagtttcaaatacaTCATATAATAGAAGTATGAGCATCATTCAAACCCTTTGATAACGAAATTTCCAAGGCTACATTTTAAGTTCGCAAAATAACAGCCTATGGTTGAATAAAATCCTGGTCAATTCCGGTATTGTAGAACCggaaatatctattttttcttatcagTGCTTAAGTTCGACTAAAACTTCCAAAACTCCAACAAATTGTACACATAATGcacattttctgaaaatttttattactatcaAAATAAtgcatattcaaaaaaatacgtttgcatattaaagtaaatatatttattgcaaaacACAATAATGCAAACAAAGAAATCATTTCTACCAAAATTGGTAATCATAAAACACAACactgattaagaattttatTAGCGGTTTACTAGCTTGTTGTACCACAGTAGTTGTTCTtgtaattaactttagtatttaacaatatttacaaCCTAGTATACATGCTTTCAAATAGTCACGtacttttgtattatttgttgaGAAGTCTTGCTTGAAACTCACCACTTAGCAACATTTCCCCTCTGAATGTGGTAGATACATGTAtctgaataaatatataaatgttgctAAAAACCCACCACTCTAAAGTGACTAGCAACATACACTGCAGCAACTTGTGGTGTTGCATACTTATAGGCTGCACTACAAGAGATGGGcaacaattaaatgaagttTGTTACTTAACTCTTTATAACGCCTTGTGAAACTGTGgttgctaaattaaaaattgaatttcggGAATGATTtgtactcttacaacttgccaGAATCAAAGcaagggaaatactttaaggcaTAAAACGTTAACCAGAGTATCGAACTTCACGCAattgtaaatacacatacaaacttTATATTACtcctatactgacagacacatagagtttgttagaaaaacgaaaaccattatatttagtatatggaAATTGGGGTAGTTTCGACCAATAGTACAAACTGTTAACaggtcacatactaaaaaactaatcatataggataaagtcagccggaaatttgaaataaagctCACGCTTACCATCTCGTTGGCAAATTCTTATGTCTCTGgggtatttagttattgatcgCGCAGTTAgatatcgcgcttttagtagctttcaacagtaccgttatatggggagtgagcgggattatccaccgatttcatccattttcatactgtCGGTAAAagctcttataatatttgttctcagaaaataaatttgggTGTTATAGCTTAAATGGTTTAAGAGAccgacaaaaaaattttcccacagGTGTCACTTGTTAGCgcaatcctctgtaccaaattacagttttatatcatAGTTTCGTGCTTAGTTAAagcattttatatgttttctgtTAGTGACAATTTGTGGACatgacagtggtccgattacgacCATCTACCCATTTGAAAGCTTTTGTGCAAGAAAccttgtaccaagtttcatcaagatttattcaagttacagcgtGCACGGACGTcagtcatcctgatcatttatatatatatacagccctatatctatctcgcttagttttaggtgatacgtacaaccgttaggtgaacaaaactataacactctggatgcaagagtataaagagACTATCGGATATCGACATAACGGCTAGAGcctgctaaatttttttttaaggtagctaatatcaattccagcccATTCGTCGGGTTCGTAAAGGGGATGACAACCGAGATGCTTCAACTTTAGTCTAGCTAAAGCTGGACAGTGAATGATAAAGCATCTAGCATTTTTCCACATCATCTTCCACATTGCCACTTTAATGAGTTGCGTCTTCCAAAATCTTTAGTCTCACCGCGTGAGTGCTAATGGTGTCCAGTTAGGACGCCTGTCGCTAATGATAATTTGAGGAAAGCTAGAACTTTCTACGGCGCGTGGCCTTCATTTctgcaaaaatagtttttctcgCTTGCCTTTGCTCTCGTGTGCCTAACGCTCTTTTATCTGCCCATTGCTCAACTACTCTATATGAACTCTTAACTCAAGAGGCATTTCAGCTGCGTGACCTGATCATCTTGATTTCTTACAACTATTGCTGCACGGCCCATGACGAACCTTTTTTCTCTAATAGATCAAGAAATATTTACTTCAACAACAACTTGGATTAAAGTAAGAAAAGGTTACAggctgaaatttttattttgggaCTTGGTAACTCTAGTATTGCGGTCTGCCAATTCAGAACTTTATCGTAaggtttaacatttttataaactctGAACGTCTTGACGTACGAGCtctttttgtgttgtttacagtaacttaaagtATTCACCTCGTTCAAAAAaggaaattatattttgtataaggTCAGCTCAAATAATAAACTGAATGAAAGAAAATGTCGATTATTTGATTTAAAGTATGATCTATTGGTAGTTTAAGTTAGTAtaagtttcttaaaaaatagACTATTTTCGACTAAATCTATTcctatgaaaatatatacatcaaccataattttaaacattttccgacaataaatattatttctttattttcccaACAGACTTCTAAAAGACTATGACAACGCTGATGCCGAACTAGTCATCTATGCCACATCGTTGATCAACAAAACCTTAGCGGGTCTAAATGATCAGGATAGCTTTTACGATGAAAGCGATTTGCTGGAACAACAAGGCATGGAATCGGTGATACAGCGTTATATGTCCAAACCGGGCACAGATCTGGATCTGTTGGATCAATTGCAGCTTTACGAGGCAGTATTGAAGTGAGTATGCCACAATACACAAAGCTCGGCgggtatactatacatatacaagtgcTACATTTGAAACCTTACAGATTTGAGGATGGCGAGGCGGAGGGCATACGCCTGCCGGAGAACTCGCTGCGCAAGACGCAACGCCACCGCCAAAGCACCGACACAGCTGAGCGACGCAAATCGCGACGACACAGCACCGGCACGAGTCCACATGTCAGCAAAGTGATAGCGTCACCAAAGAGAATGACACCCACGCACGGTGTGCTGGACGAGGATAGCTCAGGTTCAGCGAACTCCGCCGAGTATGCGGCGAATGGTGTATTCAACGGCGATaaaggtgtgtatgtgtgaagatttttgtttatataaatggtATTAACTGTGTTTAATTattatgaacttgtgaaacacatAGCGCGCGACGGCGTAGGCGTGACGCCCGGCTTGCGTAGACGACGCGAACGTGCCGAACGCCACAAAAGCTTTCTCAAGGAGCAACAAGAGGCTGTGGCGAACGGTATTTTCGCCGCCTTGGAGCGTCGCGAGGAAATCGGTGAGTACAGTGTGGGTTCTGTGTTGAAAAGAAAGTTTGGAAGAGCGGTTTTCAATGCTCtctttgtgtgtttttttcaatgaaaattttgagtttttgaacACCCAAGCTTTTTTGCCGCATATTCAGTATATTTTTACGGCATACTAAcaagttttttacattttatttttttttctaactttcCAATTGTACGCCTGTCTcgattaacaacaacaacaacaaaaatgtgttgCTCCATCCATACTGACTTATACAATAAAATGCGCTGCCTACCTATATTGgatatgtaaaaaatgtaaattgcaaaaacaaaaaaaaaaataaaacaaaaataaaaaatccataCACATATGCGCTTCCATCATTTTCATTGCAATCATTGCCACCACACCTATCATTTGTGCTGATGTGTGTAGGGCAAATTGTCACCGCCATACCAGCAACGGTGAAAATGGGCGATAGTCCGCCAGAATCATTAAATATAACCAATGACGCTAGCATTAgcgtaaatcaaaataaaaatcacaacaacaatattcatGGCAATCACACCACCAACATTGCTAGCAGCAACATCACCGCCAATGCcactaacaacaacatcaatctCATCAATACAAATTCCACTACGAACTCGGGTGGTATTAGCacagcaaacaacaataacaacaacaacaacaatttgtgtaacatcaacaacaacacgaacaaTAGCAACAGTTTGTTGAGTCCCACCCGCCACTTGTTGGGCAGCAACACCATTTcgatcatcaacaacaacatcaatgcGAATCCGctgcacagcaacaacaacaacaataataaattgcaTACGGCACCggaatttttaaccaaaaagaATTTGCTAATGGAACGCAATGCGACTGTGATTAACGGCATCATGAAGAATATACAACGTGGCGGTGATCAGTTGGacaacaatcacaacaacaacatagcgTATAAGAAATTCGAAAATGACGCCAATCGGCTGAACAGCTATTACAATCAGCTGAGCACACCAAAGAATCAAAATCaattgcaacagcagcaacaacaacaacaattacaactgaatcaacaacaacaggcgATTACGCCCACTTTGCAGCATCAAAATTCAATACAAAGCCCAACAATACAAACTGCACACAATGTGTTGGCGGCCGTCTTGAGCCCCAAAAAGTCGCTAAACGGCTTCGACTTCACCCAGTCCACACCAAAAGCGCCCCCAAACACTTACGAATACAATCTCAAGCATAATGTGACACCCTTAACAAGTCCAATACACACGCTACCCGAAGAACCAATGACGGTGGAGTGCCATTACGCGGCACCCATTAGTGGTCAGACTTCGACGAATACACCCTCTACACCCAGCAGGACTCTTTCGTCTCTCACAACGCCAACAACACCGCAAACACCTTTGTCCACTGATTTCACACCCGAAACACCATCATCACCATTAAATGCGCCTTACACGAAATTTAATGCGCGTGCAGCACCGCCACCACCTCCtccaccgccgccgccaccagATTTATTGGGTCACTACTTTATGATGCcgacaccaccaccaccgccgccaccaCAATACGGTCTACAGTCTCCGGCAGACGCTTCGTTAGAAATGAGCGCTGTCGTTATGGACTCCCTAAATTCGGGTGATGTATTAGCAATAACAGGTGAGCGCCAAtactctttctctctctcttccaACACCCCGAAATTTTTCATTGTTGTATCATTGTCTCTCGCGTGCTGAAGTGCAGCTTTTTGCGTTTCATCCACGATATTTTTCACAAACCTCTTTGTCAGTTTTGGTTTTTGAtgccttcttctttttcttcttcttcatctaacCGCTTTTTGTctgtacaaaatatttcaaaattttgtttttcaaatccAACATTTAgattgtatttttataattctcttaatatttgattttcgttatttttctgcgccttttattgaatattttcggTCTTCCCCTCTTAGAATCCGATAATGAGGATAGAAAATTGTTGCAACAGCTGAAACGTGATCACACTGTGAAGGATCTCACACAGAAACTTAGCAATATGCCAATGAGTCCAACGCATGAGGAAAAACTCCAGAATCGCATTGTTGGCGATATGTCCGGTCTTATATCGAAAGCCAAAGAGGGACTTGCCAAGAGCAAAAGTAAAGGCGAAATGTCACGGTAAGTACGATTTGAGTTCAGTTTTCTTAATTTAGATAAACTTTTCATAAatctatataatttattttgtgccAAAAGTTTGTGGCCATGGTAGTCGGCCTCCGATCAGACCGAGGCCGTTTCTTTCGGCagtgttttcgaaaattattatatcaCCGTTTTCTAGAAGTTCCAAAAAGAGTTAGATGGTCCAGGTCAACCTTAGGCCGGGTAAAATCCACCAAGTCTATTCCCATAACCTGGCACGccataaaatgtattattaaatttttctttttattagttTTCTCCAAAATGGCCTCACCTTTGGTAAAACAAACTCTTATtatatccatatgtatattagatatGAGACCCATTTTTCAGCAAGTCTTGATCTCGTTTTAGAATTCCTTTGATATGGAAGATCTTATATTCAAGTTAAATCAGGCTAAAAGATCGATCCTGACAGATTTCACTTGGTCAGCATAGGTCGCCGGTCCGTTGTGGCACGTAAAACTCCTATACTATATAATTGATCCTAAGACCCTTAGAAACATATAAAGCGCTTTAAGCTTATCAAAAAATTACGGGGACGACTATTATCAGTTTCGGGTACGACTTCTGGTTCACCGAAGGTAAAACTGCTGAGAAGTTTTAAGCTCAGTTCTGTAAAGGTTGGACAATGAAGCAGAAAGTTCCTGGATATTTCCGCCTCACCTTCCTTCATACAACTTTGCGCACTTGTGTCCGACCAAATTTTTAGCCTTAccgcatgaatgcctattggacTGGCATTTTTTGATTGCGATAAGATGAAATATGCTAAAAACAAGTAGTTCTGTAGATCCCCTCTTTCTACTCTAAGCTTAAATGATCTTGCGGTCGCACAAGAACGGGTCGTCAACCAGCGCCTGCTTAGCGCATGCGAGGTTCATTAGTACAGTGCTAGAACTCAAGACATCAATGGAGATCCAACTCGATTCCTTTCCGGTGTGAGTGGGGCAAGAGAactcagctgatttttgtttaaatgtaaatgtaaatatttacgcATATCTTTCGAATCCTAATTGAACTTTAGCAACTATATAAAATCAGCTTCCACAACTAAAACTATTTGAGAGGAAAAAATACTAActaatttgtataatattttttaactgaaaGAAAAGTTGacctttttacaaaatttcgaagttaatttcatattcaaaatgcacacgttttttatgaaaaattataacacatctgtatatatttttgggtttttttgtcACAGATCAGtactattttataataaaaagtcTATAATTTCCTCCTAAGTTGCTCGATTTAGGCATATTTGGGTGCATACTTCTCATAGGTGGCAATGTAAGCCTTCTCTGCCTCTTCCTTGGACAGACCCTTGTGTTTGTTCCATGAATCCCATTTAGCCTTGCCCTTCAAGTCCAATGCACCAGGGCGCTCAACGTTCACATCACCAACGGTGGCTTGCTTGTAGAGACCGTAGAATTCCAAGAACTCTTCATCGGTTGGGCGCTTGGTGAAGGCTTTCGCTTTTTCGGTGGCGGTGTTGAACTGAAAGCGgaagttcaatatttttatttttaaatttttttatttagttaaataCACTGTTACTTACATCCATGGTGCAAAATAGTGCTTTTGTACGACTAAAAGTGTCGCCTGCTCGAACTCCCTCCACTTTTATAGGCAATTTTTGTGAGATATGAATAATCACTGTTATAAAGATTAATATGTTCGAAAGTGCTGATAAGTTCGGTCGCTCTCAATTTTcgtgtgtttttgcttttatttattagcTTTCAATTATTTCTCATTTCGAATAAGAGAGTCCAATTTGTTGGCATGAAGTTCACGGTTTTTATTTGACTGTATTTAATTGCTTTATAACCGCTTTGTATCAAAGTCTCTTTCAACACTTGACGCtatatactttttattgccTATGTCATGCTGACCGGTCGGCATAAATTCATTCAATTATTAGTAATCAAATATCAATGGTGGATCTACAagcatttatacttatatacatgtatatatatgtatatatatgcatgggTAATACTTTCCTCTATTGGGTTAAAGGTACAAAAGTAGCAGTAGTAGCTATAAACTTCATTACAGTTTATCTTCGAATAAAAACCCCCTATGATTTTCGAGCATCTTCTTCAAAATAATCTAGAATTACTAATTATTTTGAAGAAGATGCTCGGATTCAAAGACAAGCTCGTCTATGTTATATTTATCTGGTTTCGACCATATTCGAAATTTTCTCTTggaaatatttcttatatacttataataaacATGAAACTTATTAAAACCTAGTCCACAGTTACAGTTAAAGATGTCAGTTGATCGAGATATCAAAGATCACTCACAATCCAACACTTTACTATAGCAAGTCACCAACATGAATCAAAGCACTCCACAAATTTGATCTATTTAAATTcaactcattttatttttatccaaatttctttttttcgtcTACGTTAACAGTACTTGCATAAAtatgatttccacaattttcaCCTTAAGCATAAATGGGAGCATATTTCTCATAGGTGGCAATGTAAGCAGCCTTGGCGGCATCCTGGGACAAACCCTTGTGCTTGCTCCATGCGTCGAATTTAGCCTTGGCCGTCAAGTCAAGAGCGCCGGGAGCGGGAATGTTGACATCGCCGACGGTGGCTTGCTTGAAGAGACCGTAGAATTCCAAGAACTCAGCGTTGGAGGGCTTCTTGGTGAAAGCTTTGGCTTTTTCGCAGGCGGTGTTGAACtataccaaaacaaaaaaagtattaaagaaatgaaaaattataaaaaaatgtaaaattgtaatgaaaaCGCGGTAATCAAGCAATCGCGCTTttttctctccctctctctctctttttggCAATCAGCAATCACACACTTTCTAAGTTATATTCTTCGACTTACATCCATTATTGACTTTGAAGGCGGCTAAGGTTTAACTGACGACATTAGCTTTTGCCTTAGGGCTTTTATAGCCACTGGCTTAGTTAACTGTAGTTACTTTTTGAATATAACTAAATCTTATCAAATtgacgtttttatttattattgcaatGTATGTAGAGCTGTATATTATAAAGTCTTTGATTTATGTTCTTGAGTGCAGTGTAATGGATTAGCTATTGAAATCTTATATTTTCAGGGAATTTCCTTTGCATTCAGTCTTTAATGGCTTATCAGGCAATTAATACTTATGtggaatatttataaattacccGCCTGATAGGAAACTTTTGATTGAGTAAAATAGATTTGATTTGGTAAAAGAAGTCTATTGTAACTTATAATTTCTAGTACTGGTATAGATTTCCTGTCGCTTTGACTATGTTGCACATTTGCTAAGggaaatattgaatttcttaTTGGCAGGGCTTCTTAGTTGATTCATTTTGAGAGATGGTCATCCTCTGGCAATGCTTTTGTATattctgtttgtatatacaaatatataatattaaagttccttcttatatacatacatacatacaggttTAGTCTGAAATAGTGCGAGTTCTATTGATTTCTCACGGGCTTTTATATACtagattcaaaatttttttgcaaatactaCATATAGACCTATATCATTTAAATTTCTTCATATATCAAGGGAAATAACTATTACTTATCACATACATTTTGAGACGCTTATGTGGTAGAGTTcactgaaataaatattattgaatgaAACAATTTATCATGTTTAAAgtaagttttcggtttttgtCGCTAgttactactatgagcaaaaaatagtaagactcttttcataatttcaaaataattttaaatgggAAAATCCCACTTGGCCCAAGTACATTTATGCCATCGTTTTTTTCAATCCGCGAcacagttgttaaagtaaattttcggAATAGCTGAGTTGTCGGCGATAATTCCGGACCCTTTTTATCAATGGCTTCATCGAAAAGACGCATAACAGTCACATAGTATTCCTTGTAGGCAGTTTGGCCGGTTGGAAGGAGTTCAGATTGCACcatacctcgataatcgaagaaaactgtcaacataaccctGATTTTCTTTTATGACGTGGTTTTTTCACCTTCGGTTCATCTttaccacgatattcggccggtTGATTgcctgtttccgggtcgtaagcatagatcatAGACTCATCGCTAGTAATGAAACGTTTTATGACATCCTAGTAGTCAGAAAGAGTTGTTTCACAGACGTCAACGCGTCGCTATAATTCAAACCAATCATGCTtccacttttcttaggcccaaataatccttcaaaatggttttcactgatcctttcgatattccaacgatgccactaaaatctctgactgttaattgtcGATTCCGAAGCAccaattctttattttattgacatattGACCTTCAATTGATGCCGTCTTGGACGTGCTGGTAGGTTTTCATGTGAATATCATCTCGaataagttttgaaattgaTATGGTCCATATtgtcttaaaaataattttccgtAATAATTTCTGCACACAGTTTTTATGGCTGAAATGTTTCGAATTACGCGAGGATTACCACTTCTTTTTCTGTCATCAACTATGGGCCTTTGGCAAAACGACGATGAACAGTGCCGTTAAAACACTGTCACgaaataataagttttttgagcagctaataataatttaatgaaaaatatcgGTACTTTTTGGCGACTTTGCTCTCTTTCTTGCATAGTAAAATTTGTAGCAGAATTTATGACTGGTCTAAATGTACTTTGTGACACCCAGAATATTATTTAATGTCCTTCTGTGTGCAAACTTAATAGtccctgttcagggtaaaaaaataattttccagaATA
This window harbors:
- the LOC126763427 gene encoding acyl-CoA-binding protein-like isoform X2, with product MDFNTACEKAKAFTKKPSNAEFLEFYGLFKQATVGDVNIPAPGALDLTAKAKFDAWSKHKGLSQDAAKAAYIATYEKYAPIYA
- the LOC126763427 gene encoding acyl-CoA-binding protein-like isoform X1, translated to MDFNTACEKAKAFTKKPSNAEFLEFYGLFKQATVGDVNIPAPGALDLTAKAKFDAWSKHKGLSQDAAKAAYIATYEKYAPIYA